One segment of Chelmon rostratus isolate fCheRos1 chromosome 17, fCheRos1.pri, whole genome shotgun sequence DNA contains the following:
- the atp2a1 gene encoding sarcoplasmic/endoplasmic reticulum calcium ATPase 1 isoform X1 has translation MENAHINESGEVLSYFGVTEDTGLSPEQVKKNLDKYGFNELPAEEGKTIWELVVEQFEDLLVRILLLAACISFVLAMFEEGEETVTAFVEPFVILLILIANAVVGVWQERNAESAIEALKEYEPEMGKVYRSDRKSVQRIKAREIVPGDVVEVSVGDKVPADIRIISIKSTTLRVDQSILTGESVSVIKHTDAVPDPRAVNQDKKNMLFSGTNIAAGKATGIAVATGVSTEIGKIRDQMAATEQEKTPLQQKLDEFGEQLSKVISLICVAVWIINIGHFNDPVHGGSWIRGAIYYFKIAVALAVAAIPEGLPAVITTCLALGTRRMAKKNAIVRSLPSVETLGCTSVICSDKTGTLTTNQMCVTKMFIIDKVEGDSVSLGQFDISGSKYTPEGEVTRNGISVKCGQYDGLVELATICALCNDSSLDYNESKGIYEKVGEATETALCCLVEKMNVFNTEVRGLSKVERANTCCAVIKQLMRKEFTLEFSRDRKSMSVYCSPAKSAKAPVGSKMFVKGAPEGVIDRCAYVRVGTNRVPLTGPVKDHIMSVIKEWGTGRDTLRCLALATRDTPLRKEEMNLEDSTKFADYETDLTFVGCVGMLDPPRKEVMSSIELCRAAGIRVIMITGDNKGTAVAICRRIGIFSEDEDVTGKAFTGREFDDLSPYDQKKAVRKACCFARVEPSHKSKIVEFLQGFDEITAMTGDGVNDAPALKKAEIGIAMGSGTAVAKSASEMVLADDNFSSIVSAVEEGRAIYNNMKQFIRYLISSNVGEVVCIFLTAALGLPEALIPVQLLWVNLVTDGLPATALGFNPPDLDIMGKAPRSPKEPLISGWLFFRYLAIGGYVGAATVAAAAWWFLYSDDGPMVTFHQLSHFMQCSEDNEDFAGVHCEVFEAAPPMTMALSVLVTIEMCNALNSLSENQSLVRMPPWSNGWLVGAMSLSMSLHFMIIYVDPLPMIFKLTHLNVEQWVMVLKLSFPVILIDEVLKFVARTYLEGKV, from the exons ATGGAGAACGCACACATCAATGAGTCAGGGGAGGTCCTGTCCTACTTTGGCGTCACTGAAGACACCGGCCTCTCACCTGAGCAGGTTAAGAAGAACCTGGACAAGTATGGCTTCAACG AGCTGCCAGCGGAGGAGG GAAAGACAATCTGGGAGTTGGTGGTGGAGCAGTTTGAGGACCTGTTGGTCAGAATCCTTCTGCTGGCCGCCTGCATCTCTTTT gTACTGGCTATGTTTGAGGAAGGTGAGGAAACTGTCACTGCCTTTGTGGAGCCCTtcgtcatcctcctcatcctcattgCAAATGCTGTTGTTGGAGTGTGGCAG GAGCGCAACGCAGAGAGTGCCATTGAGGCTCTGAAGGAGTACGAGCCTGAGATGGGGAAAGTTTACCGGTCGGACAGGAAGAGCGTGCAGAGAATCAAGGCCAGGGAGATCGTTCCTGGTGATGTGGTGGAGGTTTCTG TCGGTGACAAAGTGCCAGCTGACATCAGGATCATCTCCATCAAATCTACAACTCTGCGCGTGGACCAGTCCATTCTTACTG GTGAATCTGTCAGTGTGATCAAGCACACCGATGCTGTCCCAGACCCCCGAGCCGTCAACCAGGACAAGAAGAACATGTTGTTCTCT GGCACCAATATCGCCGCGGGGAAAGCCACTGGTATTGCTGTTGCGACTGGCGTCTCCACTGAGATCGGTAAGATTCGTGACCAGATGGCCgccacagagcaggagaagacccctctgcagcagaaactggaCGAGTTTGGAGAGCAGCTCTCTAAG GTCATCTCCCTcatttgtgtggctgtgtggaTAATCAACATTGGCCATTTCAACGACCCCGTCCATGGAGGCTCCTGGATCCGCGGTGCTATCTACTATTTCAAGATTGCTGTGGCTCTGGCCGTGGCTGCCATCCCCGAAG GCCTGCCCGCTGTCATCACCACCTGCCTGGCTCTGGGAACTCGTCGTATGGCCAAGAAGAACGCCATCGTTAGAAGCCTGCCCTCTGTGGAGACCCTGGGCTGCACCTCAGTCATCTGCTCTGACAAGACCGGTACCCTCACCACCAACCAGATGTGTGTAACTAAG ATGTTCATCATTGATAAAGTCGAGGGTGACAGTGTTTCCCTCGGTCAGTTTGACATCTCTGGCTCAAAGTACACCCCCGAGGGCGAAGT TACAAGGAATGGCATATCTGTGAAGTGCGGACAGTATGACGGACTGGTTGAGCTGGCTACCATCTGTGCTCTGTGCAATGACTCTTCTCTGGACTACAATGAG TCCAAGGGTATTTATGAGAAAGTGGGTGAGGCCACTGAAACCGCCCTGTGCTGTTTGGTGGAGAAGATGAACGTGTTCAACACTGAAGTGCGCGGCCTGTCCAAAGTGGAAAGGGCAAACACTTGCTGTGCT gTGATCAAGCAGCTGATGAGGAAGGAGTTCACCCTGGAGTTCTccagagacaggaagtccaTGTCAGTTTACTGCTCTCCCGCCAAGTCCGCCAAAGCCCCCGTGGGAAGCAAGATGTTTGTCAAA GGTGCTCCAGAAGGTGTCATTGACCGTTGCGCATACGTTCGTGTGGGCACCAACCGTGTACCCCTGACTGGCCCGGTCAAAGACCACATCATGTCCGTCATCAAGGAGTGGGGCACCGGGCGCGACACCCTCCGTTGTTTGGCATTGGCCACCCGCGACACACCTctgaggaaggaggagatgaaCCTGGAGGACTCAACCAAGTTTGCAGACTATGAG aCTGACTTGACCTTTGTGGGCTGTGTTGGCATGCTCGACCCTCCTCGTAAAGAAGTCATGAGTTCCATCGAGCTGTGCAGGGCTGCTGGCATCCGTGTCATCATGATCACTG GTGACAACAAAGGCACAGCCGTGGCCATCTGCCGTCGTATTGGCATCTTCTCTGAGGATGAGGACGTCACTGGCAAGGCCTTCACCGGTCGTGAGTTTGACGACCTCTCTCCATATGATCAGAAGAAAGCCGTCCGAAAGGCCTGCTGCTTTGCCAGAGTGGAACCGTCCCACAAGTCTAAGATCGTTGAGTTCCTGCAAGGCTTCGATGAGATTACTGCCATG ACTGGTGACGGAGTGAACGATGCCCCCGCCTTGAAGAAGGCGGAGATTGGCATCGCCATGGGCTCTGGCACTGCCGTTGCCAAGTCTGCCTCTGAGATGGTCCTGGCTGACGACAACTTCTCTTCCATCGTGTCCGCTGTTGAGGAGGGCAGAGCCATTTACAACAACATGAAGCAGTTCATCCGCTACCTCATCTCCTCCAATGTAGGCGAGGTCGTCTG TATCTTCCTGACGGCCGCCCTGGGTCTGCCCGAGGCTCTGATCCCCGTCCAGCTGCTGTGGGTCAACCTCGTGACTGACGGTCTGCCTGCCACCGCGCTGGGCTTCAACCCCCCTGACCTGGACATCATGGGCAAAGCCCCCCGCTCTCCCAAAGAGCCCCTCATCTCAGGCTGGCTCTTCTTCAGATATTTGGCCATTGGAG GTTACGTTGGTGCTGCAACTGTCGCAGCGGCTGCCTGGTGGTTCCTGTACAGTGACGATGGTCCAATGGTCACCTTCCACCAGCTG TCACACTTCATGCAGTGCAGCGAGGACAACGAGGACTTCGCCGGGGTCCACTGCGAGGTGTTTGAGGCCGCTCCACCCATGACCATGgctctgtctgtgctggtcaCCATCGAGATGTGCAACGCTCTGAACAG CTTGTCTGAGAACCAGTCCCTGGTGCGCATGCCCCCCTGGAGCAACGGCTGGCTGGTGGGCGCCATGAGCCTCTCCATGTCCCTTCACTTCATGATCATCTACGTCGACCCCCTGCCC ATGATCTTCAAGCTCACGCACTTGAATGTGGAGCAGTGGGTTATGGTGCTGAAGCTCTCCTTCCCCGTCATCCTCATTGATGAGGTTCTCAAGTTTGTGGCTCGCACATACCTGGAGG GGAAAGTCTAG
- the atp2a1 gene encoding sarcoplasmic/endoplasmic reticulum calcium ATPase 1 isoform X2 has protein sequence MENAHINESGEVLSYFGVTEDTGLSPEQVKKNLDKYGFNELPAEEGKTIWELVVEQFEDLLVRILLLAACISFVLAMFEEGEETVTAFVEPFVILLILIANAVVGVWQERNAESAIEALKEYEPEMGKVYRSDRKSVQRIKAREIVPGDVVEVSVGDKVPADIRIISIKSTTLRVDQSILTGESVSVIKHTDAVPDPRAVNQDKKNMLFSGTNIAAGKATGIAVATGVSTEIGKIRDQMAATEQEKTPLQQKLDEFGEQLSKVISLICVAVWIINIGHFNDPVHGGSWIRGAIYYFKIAVALAVAAIPEGLPAVITTCLALGTRRMAKKNAIVRSLPSVETLGCTSVICSDKTGTLTTNQMCVTKMFIIDKVEGDSVSLGQFDISGSKYTPEGEVTRNGISVKCGQYDGLVELATICALCNDSSLDYNESKGIYEKVGEATETALCCLVEKMNVFNTEVRGLSKVERANTCCAVIKQLMRKEFTLEFSRDRKSMSVYCSPAKSAKAPVGSKMFVKGAPEGVIDRCAYVRVGTNRVPLTGPVKDHIMSVIKEWGTGRDTLRCLALATRDTPLRKEEMNLEDSTKFADYETDLTFVGCVGMLDPPRKEVMSSIELCRAAGIRVIMITGDNKGTAVAICRRIGIFSEDEDVTGKAFTGREFDDLSPYDQKKAVRKACCFARVEPSHKSKIVEFLQGFDEITAMTGDGVNDAPALKKAEIGIAMGSGTAVAKSASEMVLADDNFSSIVSAVEEGRAIYNNMKQFIRYLISSNVGEVVCIFLTAALGLPEALIPVQLLWVNLVTDGLPATALGFNPPDLDIMGKAPRSPKEPLISGWLFFRYLAIGGYVGAATVAAAAWWFLYSDDGPMVTFHQLSHFMQCSEDNEDFAGVHCEVFEAAPPMTMALSVLVTIEMCNALNSLSENQSLVRMPPWSNGWLVGAMSLSMSLHFMIIYVDPLPMIFKLTHLNVEQWVMVLKLSFPVILIDEVLKFVARTYLEA, from the exons ATGGAGAACGCACACATCAATGAGTCAGGGGAGGTCCTGTCCTACTTTGGCGTCACTGAAGACACCGGCCTCTCACCTGAGCAGGTTAAGAAGAACCTGGACAAGTATGGCTTCAACG AGCTGCCAGCGGAGGAGG GAAAGACAATCTGGGAGTTGGTGGTGGAGCAGTTTGAGGACCTGTTGGTCAGAATCCTTCTGCTGGCCGCCTGCATCTCTTTT gTACTGGCTATGTTTGAGGAAGGTGAGGAAACTGTCACTGCCTTTGTGGAGCCCTtcgtcatcctcctcatcctcattgCAAATGCTGTTGTTGGAGTGTGGCAG GAGCGCAACGCAGAGAGTGCCATTGAGGCTCTGAAGGAGTACGAGCCTGAGATGGGGAAAGTTTACCGGTCGGACAGGAAGAGCGTGCAGAGAATCAAGGCCAGGGAGATCGTTCCTGGTGATGTGGTGGAGGTTTCTG TCGGTGACAAAGTGCCAGCTGACATCAGGATCATCTCCATCAAATCTACAACTCTGCGCGTGGACCAGTCCATTCTTACTG GTGAATCTGTCAGTGTGATCAAGCACACCGATGCTGTCCCAGACCCCCGAGCCGTCAACCAGGACAAGAAGAACATGTTGTTCTCT GGCACCAATATCGCCGCGGGGAAAGCCACTGGTATTGCTGTTGCGACTGGCGTCTCCACTGAGATCGGTAAGATTCGTGACCAGATGGCCgccacagagcaggagaagacccctctgcagcagaaactggaCGAGTTTGGAGAGCAGCTCTCTAAG GTCATCTCCCTcatttgtgtggctgtgtggaTAATCAACATTGGCCATTTCAACGACCCCGTCCATGGAGGCTCCTGGATCCGCGGTGCTATCTACTATTTCAAGATTGCTGTGGCTCTGGCCGTGGCTGCCATCCCCGAAG GCCTGCCCGCTGTCATCACCACCTGCCTGGCTCTGGGAACTCGTCGTATGGCCAAGAAGAACGCCATCGTTAGAAGCCTGCCCTCTGTGGAGACCCTGGGCTGCACCTCAGTCATCTGCTCTGACAAGACCGGTACCCTCACCACCAACCAGATGTGTGTAACTAAG ATGTTCATCATTGATAAAGTCGAGGGTGACAGTGTTTCCCTCGGTCAGTTTGACATCTCTGGCTCAAAGTACACCCCCGAGGGCGAAGT TACAAGGAATGGCATATCTGTGAAGTGCGGACAGTATGACGGACTGGTTGAGCTGGCTACCATCTGTGCTCTGTGCAATGACTCTTCTCTGGACTACAATGAG TCCAAGGGTATTTATGAGAAAGTGGGTGAGGCCACTGAAACCGCCCTGTGCTGTTTGGTGGAGAAGATGAACGTGTTCAACACTGAAGTGCGCGGCCTGTCCAAAGTGGAAAGGGCAAACACTTGCTGTGCT gTGATCAAGCAGCTGATGAGGAAGGAGTTCACCCTGGAGTTCTccagagacaggaagtccaTGTCAGTTTACTGCTCTCCCGCCAAGTCCGCCAAAGCCCCCGTGGGAAGCAAGATGTTTGTCAAA GGTGCTCCAGAAGGTGTCATTGACCGTTGCGCATACGTTCGTGTGGGCACCAACCGTGTACCCCTGACTGGCCCGGTCAAAGACCACATCATGTCCGTCATCAAGGAGTGGGGCACCGGGCGCGACACCCTCCGTTGTTTGGCATTGGCCACCCGCGACACACCTctgaggaaggaggagatgaaCCTGGAGGACTCAACCAAGTTTGCAGACTATGAG aCTGACTTGACCTTTGTGGGCTGTGTTGGCATGCTCGACCCTCCTCGTAAAGAAGTCATGAGTTCCATCGAGCTGTGCAGGGCTGCTGGCATCCGTGTCATCATGATCACTG GTGACAACAAAGGCACAGCCGTGGCCATCTGCCGTCGTATTGGCATCTTCTCTGAGGATGAGGACGTCACTGGCAAGGCCTTCACCGGTCGTGAGTTTGACGACCTCTCTCCATATGATCAGAAGAAAGCCGTCCGAAAGGCCTGCTGCTTTGCCAGAGTGGAACCGTCCCACAAGTCTAAGATCGTTGAGTTCCTGCAAGGCTTCGATGAGATTACTGCCATG ACTGGTGACGGAGTGAACGATGCCCCCGCCTTGAAGAAGGCGGAGATTGGCATCGCCATGGGCTCTGGCACTGCCGTTGCCAAGTCTGCCTCTGAGATGGTCCTGGCTGACGACAACTTCTCTTCCATCGTGTCCGCTGTTGAGGAGGGCAGAGCCATTTACAACAACATGAAGCAGTTCATCCGCTACCTCATCTCCTCCAATGTAGGCGAGGTCGTCTG TATCTTCCTGACGGCCGCCCTGGGTCTGCCCGAGGCTCTGATCCCCGTCCAGCTGCTGTGGGTCAACCTCGTGACTGACGGTCTGCCTGCCACCGCGCTGGGCTTCAACCCCCCTGACCTGGACATCATGGGCAAAGCCCCCCGCTCTCCCAAAGAGCCCCTCATCTCAGGCTGGCTCTTCTTCAGATATTTGGCCATTGGAG GTTACGTTGGTGCTGCAACTGTCGCAGCGGCTGCCTGGTGGTTCCTGTACAGTGACGATGGTCCAATGGTCACCTTCCACCAGCTG TCACACTTCATGCAGTGCAGCGAGGACAACGAGGACTTCGCCGGGGTCCACTGCGAGGTGTTTGAGGCCGCTCCACCCATGACCATGgctctgtctgtgctggtcaCCATCGAGATGTGCAACGCTCTGAACAG CTTGTCTGAGAACCAGTCCCTGGTGCGCATGCCCCCCTGGAGCAACGGCTGGCTGGTGGGCGCCATGAGCCTCTCCATGTCCCTTCACTTCATGATCATCTACGTCGACCCCCTGCCC ATGATCTTCAAGCTCACGCACTTGAATGTGGAGCAGTGGGTTATGGTGCTGAAGCTCTCCTTCCCCGTCATCCTCATTGATGAGGTTCTCAAGTTTGTGGCTCGCACATACCTGGAGG CCTAA